The following coding sequences lie in one Takifugu rubripes chromosome 8, fTakRub1.2, whole genome shotgun sequence genomic window:
- the fam117ba gene encoding protein FAM117B translates to MRDKATQTPRAWADERRRGSHKRSASCGSTDQLKEIAKLRQQLQRSKRSSRHRRDKDRKSPFNGSHTIIQSQSPMPKTILIPIPISKSSAPRFRNSVEGLNQEIERITIQDSTEKDDAIVPQDVPDGHRAPPPVPPQRSSSTRSIDTQTPSGGGLSGSHSNCSSRPDSISPSYLTVVNDMGGGSPYEDKELGPYSPLPKYAASPRPNNSYMFKREPPEGCEKVKVFEEGMPKPLQEIPPFLCPDRNKVNFIPNSGSAFCFVSILKPLLPAPDLSFRPGVGLRSLSPSLVPLSTQPCLVEEPESF, encoded by the exons ATGAGGGACAAAGCGACACAG ACCCCCAGGGCctgggcagatgagaggaggagaggctctCATAAACGCTCGGCCTCCTGTGGGAGCACCGACCAGCTCAAGGAG ATTGCGAAATtgcgtcagcagcttcagcgCAGCAAACGCAGCAGCCGCCACCGGAGGGATAAGGACCGCAAGTCCCCGTTCAATGGCAGTCACACCATCATCCAGTCCCAG TCGCCTATGCCCAAAACCATTTTGATCCCCATCCCCATTTCGAAGTCATCGGCCCCTCGATTCCGCAACAGCGTGGAGGGCCTGAATCAGGAGATCGAGCGCATCACCATCCAGGACTCCACGGAAAAGGACGACGCCATTGTT ccacaGGATGTCCCAGATGGGCACCGTGCGCCCCCACCCGTCCCTccgcagcgcagcagcagcacccgcAGCATCGACACGCAGACTCCCTCGGGGGGCGGCCTGAGCGGGAGCCACAGTAACTGCAGTAGCCGCCCCGACTCCATCTCGCCCTCCTACCTCACTGTAGTCAATGACATGGGGGGAGGCAGCCCGTACGAGGACAAAG AGCTGGGCCCCTACTCCCCACTGCCTAAATATGCTGCCTCTCCCAGACCAAACAACAGCTACATGTTCAAGAGAGAACCTCCAGAGGGCTGTGAGAAGGTCAAAGTCTTCGAGGAGGGCAT GCCCAAGCCTCTGCAGGAGATCCCCCCCTTCTTGTGTCCCGACCGCAACAAGGTCAACTTCATCCCCAACAGCGGCTCTGCCTTCTGCTTTGTCAGCATTCTCAAGCCCTTACTGCCCGCCCCTGACCTCAGCTTTCGCCCCGGGGTCGGCCTCCGCagcctgtccccgtccctggtGCCTCTG